One window of Chloroflexus aggregans DSM 9485 genomic DNA carries:
- a CDS encoding 2-isopropylmalate synthase codes for MTNTTEPSVEYVRIFDTTLRDGEQAPGCTMTLEEKLEVARQLARLNVDIIEAGFPAASPGDWAAVHEIAREIGTPDGPIIAALARANRDDIDKAWSAIQPAAKKRIHTFMSTSDIHLEYQFRKTRAEALQLIHEMVSYARSLCEDVEFSPMDAGRTDPLFLREAVAVAVAAGATTLNIPDTVGYLTPDEYGAMIRDLRENVPGIENCILSTHCHDDLGMAVANSLAGVRAGARQVECTINGIGERAGNASLEEVVMALHTRQQYYGLRTRINTREIARTSRLVSSFIGVPVPPNKAIVGANAFAHESGIHQDGVLKYRQTYEIMSAETVGFDSNTLVLGKHSGRHAFRKYLEEKGYKLNDDEFQHVFARFKDLCDRKKKVDDRDIEALIAGEMQHTPELYKLDHVQYASGVGMIPTATVRLIGPDGQAKVDSAQGTGPVDAVYQAINRIIQRPNELIEFSINAITEGLDAVAEVTVRIREQGSSARLSESSSTATSLTGRRQSQQIFSGYGVHTDTIVAAAQAYMAALNKMLAARQERIKAEAMAYSAGYSGEATTLPVDIFGGSTLG; via the coding sequence ATGACCAACACCACCGAACCGAGTGTAGAATACGTCCGTATTTTCGACACGACCCTCCGTGATGGCGAGCAAGCTCCCGGCTGCACAATGACCCTGGAGGAGAAGCTAGAAGTCGCCCGCCAACTTGCCCGCCTCAACGTTGATATCATCGAAGCCGGCTTCCCTGCGGCCTCGCCCGGCGACTGGGCTGCCGTTCACGAGATTGCCCGCGAAATCGGTACGCCCGATGGCCCGATTATCGCGGCGCTGGCCCGCGCCAACCGTGACGATATTGACAAGGCGTGGAGCGCGATCCAACCCGCCGCCAAGAAGCGCATTCACACCTTTATGTCAACTTCAGACATTCATCTGGAGTATCAATTCCGCAAGACCCGGGCTGAAGCGCTGCAACTCATCCACGAGATGGTGAGCTATGCCCGTTCATTGTGCGAGGATGTCGAGTTCTCACCGATGGATGCCGGACGCACCGATCCGCTCTTCTTGCGCGAGGCGGTGGCGGTAGCGGTGGCTGCCGGTGCCACGACGTTGAACATCCCCGATACGGTCGGCTATCTCACCCCCGATGAGTACGGTGCAATGATCCGTGACTTGCGCGAGAACGTGCCGGGGATCGAGAACTGCATCCTCTCGACCCACTGCCACGACGACTTAGGCATGGCCGTGGCCAATTCACTGGCCGGAGTGCGAGCAGGCGCACGGCAGGTGGAGTGTACGATTAACGGGATCGGTGAGCGAGCCGGCAATGCTTCACTCGAAGAAGTGGTGATGGCGCTGCATACCCGCCAACAGTATTACGGACTGCGCACCCGCATCAATACGCGCGAGATTGCACGGACCTCACGACTGGTCAGTAGTTTTATCGGTGTGCCCGTACCGCCGAACAAGGCGATTGTGGGGGCGAATGCGTTTGCCCACGAATCGGGTATCCATCAAGATGGCGTTTTGAAGTATCGCCAGACCTACGAGATCATGAGCGCCGAGACGGTCGGTTTCGATAGCAATACGCTGGTGCTCGGTAAACACTCTGGGCGTCATGCTTTCCGCAAGTATCTCGAAGAGAAGGGGTACAAGCTGAACGATGACGAATTCCAGCATGTCTTCGCCCGCTTTAAAGATCTGTGTGACCGCAAGAAGAAGGTTGACGATCGCGACATCGAGGCGCTGATCGCGGGTGAGATGCAACACACCCCAGAGCTGTATAAACTCGATCACGTGCAGTACGCTTCAGGGGTTGGCATGATCCCAACCGCGACGGTGCGGCTGATCGGTCCCGATGGTCAGGCCAAAGTGGATAGCGCACAAGGTACCGGCCCGGTCGATGCGGTGTATCAGGCGATTAACCGGATCATTCAGCGCCCAAACGAGTTGATCGAGTTTTCGATTAACGCCATTACCGAGGGGCTTGATGCCGTTGCCGAAGTAACGGTTCGCATTCGCGAGCAGGGTTCGTCGGCACGCCTTTCGGAGAGTAGTAGCACTGCAACGAGCTTGACCGGTCGGCGACAGTCCCAGCAGATCTTTAGTGGGTATGGTGTTCATACCGACACGATTGTTGCCGCTGCGCAAGCGTATATGGCGGCGCTGAATAAGATGCTGGCCGCCCGCCAAGAGCGGATCAAGGCTGAGGCGATGGCGTATTCTGCCGGCTATAGTGGTGAAGCTACAACCCTGCCGGTGGATATTTTTGGCGGTAGTACGTTGGGGTAG